From the Mahella australiensis 50-1 BON genome, the window AAGGTGGATGAAATGAATGATCTTATAATAGAAATAAAAATTCTTCAGCGATTGCTCAATCGATTGCTGGAGAATAATAAAAACGATGAATTAGCATCGGATGAAATATTAAATATCAGCAAAAAACTAGACAGGCTCATCTTGGAATATTACGAAGCTGAGCGGCATAAGCATAGCTTTCATAAGAAAAAGACAGCTTATTGATGCTGCCTTTTATTCACCCAAAACTTTTATATAATTGACATATGGATCCTCTGTGCCTTGGAGCTGACACTCTTCTTCTTTTAATATATTCACATAGTCCACCACATCCTGCGTGATCCTTTCTCCCGGACAAACGGCCGGAATACCCGGCGGATAAGCCATTATCATCTCGCCGCTAATCTCGCCAACCGCCTGTTCAAGGCGTATCGAACGCTTGCGGCTATAA encodes:
- a CDS encoding aspartyl-phosphate phosphatase Spo0E family protein — translated: MIKKVDEMNDLIIEIKILQRLLNRLLENNKNDELASDEILNISKKLDRLILEYYEAERHKHSFHKKKTAY